In Hallerella succinigenes, the following are encoded in one genomic region:
- a CDS encoding IS3 family transposase, translating into MQIDGHPWNHKKVHRVYEAIHFNKRKPLRKRLPARVKNPLVTPDQENVTWSMDFVTDVLQSNRKFRVLNVIDDSDRVAVAQKVAHSIPASRLIRFMEEIIWEKGKPSNIRCDNGPEFISHKFQDWCDGNGIKILYTQPGCPTQNSYIERFNGSYRRAVLDAYIFRTLDDVREITEKWTDYYNNERPHDSLNNLAPMEYRLMRTG; encoded by the coding sequence GTGCAGATTGATGGGCATCCGTGGAACCATAAGAAGGTCCACCGCGTCTACGAGGCGATTCATTTCAACAAGCGAAAGCCGTTGCGCAAACGCTTGCCAGCCCGAGTCAAGAATCCGCTCGTGACACCGGACCAGGAAAATGTCACCTGGTCGATGGACTTCGTTACTGACGTTTTGCAAAGCAACCGCAAGTTCCGCGTACTCAACGTCATCGACGACAGCGACCGTGTGGCCGTTGCACAGAAGGTTGCGCATTCCATACCGGCGTCCCGCTTGATTCGATTCATGGAGGAAATCATTTGGGAGAAAGGCAAGCCGAGCAACATTCGCTGCGACAACGGTCCGGAATTCATTTCGCATAAATTTCAAGATTGGTGCGATGGGAACGGAATCAAAATTTTGTACACGCAGCCCGGGTGTCCGACCCAGAACAGCTACATCGAACGGTTTAACGGATCGTACCGAAGGGCTGTTCTTGACGCCTATATTTTCAGGACTTTAGATGATGTAAGGGAAATTACCGAAAAGTGGACGGATTACTACAACAACGAAAGACCCCACGACTCCTTAAACAACCTCGCTCCAATGGAGTATCGGTTGATGAGAACAGGGTGA
- a CDS encoding type II toxin-antitoxin system VapC family toxin gives MERLKIYLDNCCYNRPYDDQSQLKISLEAQAKLEIQQQIRNGVFDLVASYVLVAENAANRFESKRNDIQNFIDTYTHTYVSENVDEQVKSLAKEIMATGVKLMDACHVASSIISGCDYFLTTDKRLLKYQTDKVKILNPMTFILEVEENYEH, from the coding sequence ATGGAACGCTTGAAGATTTATTTGGACAACTGTTGCTACAATCGTCCTTATGATGACCAGTCTCAATTAAAGATTAGTTTAGAAGCTCAGGCGAAATTGGAAATTCAACAGCAGATTCGTAACGGGGTGTTTGATTTGGTTGCATCGTATGTTCTTGTTGCCGAAAATGCCGCTAACCGATTTGAGTCCAAAAGGAACGATATTCAGAATTTTATAGATACCTACACGCATACGTATGTGAGTGAAAATGTTGATGAACAAGTAAAGTCGCTCGCAAAGGAAATTATGGCGACAGGCGTTAAGTTGATGGATGCGTGTCATGTTGCAAGTTCAATCATTTCTGGATGTGACTATTTTTTGACGACAGATAAACGCTTACTTAAATATCAAACTGATAAAGTAAAAATCCTTAACCCCATGACTTTCATTCTTGAAGTGGAGGAAAACTATGAGCATTAG